The following is a genomic window from Niabella soli DSM 19437.
ACCCCGGAAATTATACCTTTTCTGAATAAGCTCGCCCGTGTACATGGAGACCTGCATCCGGAACTTATTGAACTGGACCAGTTATTCAACGAGTCTGCATGGGATCTTGCCGCGCACTTAAAAAACGAAGAACAGATCCTGTTCCCTTACATCCGGAAAATGGTGGAGAGCGGGCGCGCCACAGCTCCCTTCGGAACGGTTCAACACCCCATTGAAGTAATGCTTTACGAGCACAACAACGAAGGCGAGCGGTTCCGCAAAATGGCTGCACTTACAAATAATTATACGCCGCCTGAAGGCGCCTGTAATACTTATAAAGCAACTTTTTCCCTGTTAAAAGAATTCGAAGAGGACCTGCACCTCCATATTCATTTGGAAAATAATATCCTGTTCCCAAAAGCATTGTTGTTGGAACAAAGTCTTTGTAACTGATTTTAAAACTCATCCCCAATCATGCAAATAGCGTATTCGATCCTGGCTGGTTATGGAGCAATAACTCAAAAGATCAACAAAGGTGAATTTGTTTTTTTAGAAGGCGCCCAACCCTTTTTCTTTTACCAGGTACTGGAAGGAGAAATAAGATTATACAGCAGCAGTTCAGAAGACCGGGAGTTGACACAGGGGATCTTCCGTGACGGCGAGACATTCGGGGAACCGCCCCTGTTGCTGGGCAAACGGTACCCAAGCACAGCCGAAGCCAGTAAGAACAGCACGATCATAAAAATCAGGAAAGAAAATTTTTTAGCCCTTTTAAAGGATCACCCGGGTTTATATGAACGGATGTTGTACCATTTTGCAGGACGAATTTATAATAAGGCAACCACTGCGCAAATATGGGTGAACCAAAGACCGGAAGAAAAAATTCTTCGCCTGCTGAAAAAAATAAAAGGGAAGAGCTCCTGCCCACAACAATGGTGCGTTCCTTATACACGCCAACAAATAGCCGACCATACCGGCTTAGCCGTTGAAACGGTTATCCGAACACTGTCGCGCATGAATAAAGAAGGAAAGATCAAAATCTTTAAGCACAAACTTTATTAT
Proteins encoded in this region:
- the ric gene encoding iron-sulfur cluster repair di-iron protein, coding for MNITPQTIIGALVAQDYRTAPVFKNYGIDFCCKGNRTIAEACEKKRIALDPLIDTLNNAAQTVSASTPDFNAWPPDLLADYIEKKHHRYISSRTPEIIPFLNKLARVHGDLHPELIELDQLFNESAWDLAAHLKNEEQILFPYIRKMVESGRATAPFGTVQHPIEVMLYEHNNEGERFRKMAALTNNYTPPEGACNTYKATFSLLKEFEEDLHLHIHLENNILFPKALLLEQSLCN
- a CDS encoding Crp/Fnr family transcriptional regulator, which gives rise to MQIAYSILAGYGAITQKINKGEFVFLEGAQPFFFYQVLEGEIRLYSSSSEDRELTQGIFRDGETFGEPPLLLGKRYPSTAEASKNSTIIKIRKENFLALLKDHPGLYERMLYHFAGRIYNKATTAQIWVNQRPEEKILRLLKKIKGKSSCPQQWCVPYTRQQIADHTGLAVETVIRTLSRMNKEGKIKIFKHKLYY